The Verrucomicrobiia bacterium DNA window TGGAACAGTTTTCGCGTCAGGCGAAGCATGTTGTAGCTGTTGCATGTTTCCGTCGTTTGCGGCCCGAGTCGCCGGCTGAGTTCGCCTGCGGGGCCAAAGTGTTCGCCCTGGCTGTTGCCGCCTGTGACATACGTGTGGTCGCGCGTCACACGATCCCAGAAAAATTCCGAGATCGCCTGCCGCGGATCGCGGGTCAGCTCGTAAAGCCGCGCCGCACCCACGATTTTGGGGATCTGCGTGTTCGCGTGCTTTCCTGCGAGTTCATCGCGGCCTTCCGCGAGGGGATCGAGGATGACGCGATGATAAAACTTTTGCGCGAGCGAAAGGTAATTCGTGTTGCCAGTTAGCGCATAAAGATCCGCCAGGGTCTCGTTCATTCCTCCGAATTCACAAGCCAGCATGCGTTGCCATTGCGCGTCGGAAAGATTCCGCGTCGCCTCCGCCGTCCAGTTTGCAAGGTTGGTTGCGACGACAACTGCCTGCGCATTCGTCGTGAAGCGTGCGACATCGATCAGGCCTGCGAAGAGTTTGTGGATGTTGTACCAGGGAACCCATCCGCCGTTCAGGTCGAAGCCGCTGGACCGGATTTCTCCGCGGGCAATTTCGCTGAAAATCCGTTTGCCTTCAGGGATTGCTCCCACATACCCATTTGCATTCGCCGCCTGGCATTCTGCCAGTTCCCGCACAACGAGATCGATTCGCTCCTGAAATTCCGGATTGCCCGTGACTTGAAGCATGCGTGCGCAGCCGGACAGATAATGGCCGAGGCTGTGGCCTGCCAGTCCGCGAGCTTCCCAGCCGCCGTAGTTTTCCGCTTTCGGCGAAGGGCCTGCCTCTTTTCGATGCCAACTCAGGAGTCGATCGGGTTCGAGAGTCAGGAGATAGTCTGCAGTCAACTGCGCAGCGTGGCGAAAAGGGCCGTCCAGCAGTTGCACGTTGCGCGGCTCGAAAGGTTCGGCTCGAAGCGATATCGCAGGCGGCACCTGATCGGCGTGACTGGGGCTGAGG harbors:
- a CDS encoding beta-L-arabinofuranosidase domain-containing protein codes for the protein MLAALALSPSHADQVPPAISLRAEPFEPRNVQLLDGPFRHAAQLTADYLLTLEPDRLLSWHRKEAGPSPKAENYGGWEARGLAGHSLGHYLSGCARMLQVTGNPEFQERIDLVVRELAECQAANANGYVGAIPEGKRIFSEIARGEIRSSGFDLNGGWVPWYNIHKLFAGLIDVARFTTNAQAVVVATNLANWTAEATRNLSDAQWQRMLACEFGGMNETLADLYALTGNTNYLSLAQKFYHRVILDPLAEGRDELAGKHANTQIPKIVGAARLYELTRDPRQAISEFFWDRVTRDHTYVTGGNSQGEHFGPAGELSRRLGPQTTETCNSYNMLRLTRKLF